The proteins below come from a single Epinephelus moara isolate mb chromosome 19, YSFRI_EMoa_1.0, whole genome shotgun sequence genomic window:
- the golga4 gene encoding golgin subfamily A member 4 isoform X1, whose amino-acid sequence MFKKLKQKINEEQSPQRNAQSQQQAQMGSGDRRSSQTPPFLHDGSPVPSDREMLAGMIAEPAFLSEYTIFALDHSKRPKTAQVASVTAPKGPARSPRGSINGDGSASPHREETQSFAQKLQLRVPSMESLIRGGASRAENLFRSPSKENLVRSSSRDSLTPLGENDSPGAPTYDPPSDIESEAEEPPGSAESLSKEQLLHRLLRVERSLGKYRGKYSELVTAYRTVQRDKEKTQVILSQSQDKALRRIGELREELQMDQQAKKHLQDEFDAALEEKDQMITVLQTQVALLKKRVKGFSEGAVPPEGDVPQSEDADSDSTSSTQSPLKEQGVEAEVTEGEGNSDPTKLMEALQKRVKRQENLLQKCKDVMRTHKERGIQLGSENEALQEQLQERLQELEKMKELHTTEKTKLITQLRDAKNLIEQLEQDKGMVIAETKRQMHETLEMKEEEVAQLRSRLQQVTAQKEELQEQKEKAEKSAFEELERALGVAQRAEEARKQLQVQLEEQVKEVERASEEERKTLQQKLTKVKQEVVAIMKKSSEETVANMEKLHSEALAAKEEEMNARINKAVEQCKEEFARLGKEREQQSSLALEDVELQKTALRTEADNKVKEIQLELEAARTRVLELESSLEKISQDGSSLSHELSSQLEELKDKHKEQISTLEEKHREELEKHKGILTQQNNAALEELKEKHRVEVETLLKDKELQFQAHVEDMNQKTLEKLDAKQAELEAVSAELSEALKSKQLLEEKLVATEDAHRVAQQENEKRFQDQVEKHNVELKNIKQEQEQSLGTEKTLKEELNALKIVLKEREKEIKDLVLKEKTLQEESHSTVQELNVKVKELEELQQRLSQSQQESGSLKESNAQLSKMSEDLDKCKKDLTDLEHQLEAAKTDCQQKEKSLQELEQQLQQTKKELSEQEKSFTAELNTKEEEQTRLKKQLDDEKAAHENKMKNTITEMEAKLKSQETKMEKVKHKAKEMHESFKKKLQQNEETMKKELAKKEKELQQTEQQVQEKIVEMAQKSSQGLSSAMSELQANHKEEVEKLHDTHKHETEELERRWQEKLGQQEEELTEKHSHILQEKVQELEEISQQLNRGKEENEQVLRELKDLKEELAIRETTVQKLQEELNEAAVKLESLSQGEALLKEQMESVERNLNQALKERNSLQDELNKTKEQNKEKLKSLSGKLKEAEKQHKALEGSRCKESEDLQSKFEETAMQLQAKEAEFQQQLILIRNQMEHCCQEVQSKVECGSNELCQRVECRLNELKDRLLRSQEKVVNLKNVILTKADRICTLEDNLRQQTEENKNLCISLEQMTAQVNAHMEHVNALTHEKENHSQSINEKALKIEELNEANRLISESMKANELQIGNLESIVSDLKNQLASSIKEKEQAINQLNQQYKEERQQAAAQMEETIQRLEQERKSALEQADALRNSLSEYENKAETKFAQNDNTITSLQTRLDELEREISEKNEALQRLTASIDNQSISKSEMDQVLSEKEQKVSGLTSELESCIGRLGELQEQLALKTKECEQLTADLKQQHSIRENEKRELVEQLQQTQMQCAQNGSLEQEMVEKLRSLEEDNQKCKEKLESQREEFERTKDEIIKSKEESLKAAEEKLSAESARKVSELKKKAEQKISQIKKQLTSQLEEKEQAVKALQTSLEEIKSGETSRKQHAEMLEEKTKTLEEALVKLKEEQEQQLEQILSNERLEKERSLEELKNLSEEKLSSLQSDAAQQGELKETESALREIEAKLKEAEEQNGNLLAEINRLKEEICAKDAQLEEHQATIKHAQNPPELEAEIKVECSSVQQTRSAMQTEMENHSPMQEVDGDSLESLKDKLSQVKSEKEKIHKDFARLQKDMRVLRKEHEQDLEYMKKEMLEETEKRLKLELEDVEMKHNSAIKQLMREFNTQMALKERELDTSVKEAIAKAQAVEAELITSHRDEASQLRKVITKKEDDLHRTVQKYEEVLQNREEEMGQRVWQVQKELEELQAKSHDAAEMSTEELQAQLAEKTSLLSEARLKEQGFVERIHSLEDKIKCFHRTTVVTHLGSTYKDPGYNSSEATEMEYLRKVLFEYMMGRETKTMAKVITSMLKFPPDQAQKVLDKEDSKAIPWLR is encoded by the exons ATGTTTAAAAAGCTGAAGCAGAAGATTAACGAGGAGCAGTCACCGCAGAGGAATGCGCAGTCACAACAGCAGGCCCAG ATGGGCAGTGGAGACCGGCGCAGCAGTCAAACCCCGCCGTTTCTTCACGATGGCTCACCCGTTCCCAGTGACAGAGAG ATGCTGGCCGGGATGATAGCAGAGCCCGCTTTTCTCTCTGAGTATACTATCTTTGCTCTGGACCATTCAAAACGACCCAAAACGGCCCAGGTAGCCAGTGTG ACCGCCCCTAAAGGACCAGCACGATCTCCCAGAGGTAGCATCAATGGGGATGGAAGTGCCTCACCTCAT agagaggagactcAGTCGTTTGCCCAGAAACTGCAGTTAAGAGTTCCCTCAATGGAGTCCTTAATTCGTGGTGGTGCCAGTCGGGCAGAAAACCTGTTCCGCTCTCCCTCGAAAGAAAACCTGGTCCGAAGCTCATCGCGTGACTCCCTGACACCTTTGGGAGAGAACGACTCACCGGGCGCCCCCACATATGACCCCCCCTCAGATATTGAGAGTGAGGCTGAGGAGCCACCAGGAAGTGCAGAGTCCCTTTCCAAAGAGCAGCTGCTGCATCGGCTGCTCAGAGTGGAGAGGAGCCTGGGGAAGTACAGAGGGAAGTACTCAGAG CTGGTTACTGCATACCGTACAGTACAGCGggataaagaaaaaacacag GTCATCCTCAGTCAGAGTCAAGATAAAGCTCTCCGCAGGATAGGGGAGCTGCGGGAG GAGCTTCAAATGGACCAACAGGCCAAGAAACACCTACAAGACGAGTTTGATGCTGCGCTGGAAGAGAAAGACCAGATGATCACTGTACTGCAGACACAG GTTGCTCTTTTGAAGAAACGAGTTAAAGGGTTTTCTGAGGGTGCTGTGCCACCTGAGGGTGACGTCCCGCAGTCTGAAGATGCAGATTCAgactcaacctcttccacacaAAGTCCTTTGAAGGAGCAAGGAGTAGAGGCCGAAGTCACCGAGG GAGAGGGCAACAGTGATCCAACCAAACTTATGGAGGCTCTGCAGAAGAGAGTGAAGAGGCAGGAAAACCTCCTGCAGAAGTGCAAAGATGTGATGCGAACACACAAGGAGCGGGGCATCCAGCTGGGCAGTGAGAATGAAGCTCTGcaggagcagctgcaggagaGACTGCAGGAGCTGGAGAAGATGAAG GAGCTGCACACAACAGAAAAGACAAAGCTGATCACTCAGCTGCGTGATGCCAAGAACCTCATTGAACAGCTGGAGCAGGACAAG GGAATGGTAATTGCTGAGACAAAGCGCCAGATGCATGAGACCCTggaaatgaaggaagaggaggttGCTCAGCTCCGCTCCAGGCTCCAGCAGGTTACTGCCCAGAAAGAAGAGCTACAGGAGCAGAAAGAAAAGGCTGAGAAATCAG CATTTGAAGAACTTGAGCGAGCGCTGGGTGTAGctcagagggcagaggaggcCCGTAAACAGCTGCAGGTTCAGCTGGAGGAGCAAGTGAAAGAGGTTGAAAGGGCCAgcgaggaagagaggaagactCTGCAGCAGAAGCTCACAAAGGTCAAACAGGAGGTCGTTGCCATCATGAAG AAATCATCGGAGGAGACGGTGGCCAATATGGAGAAACTCCACAGTGAGGCTCTGGCTGCCAAAGAAGAAGAGATGAATGCCAGAATCAACAAAGCTGTG GAGCAATGCAAAGAGGAGTTTGCGCGATTGGGCAAGGAGCGAGAACAGCAGTCCTCTCTGGCTCTGGAGGATGTAGAGCTACAGAAGACAGCTCTGAGGACTGAAGCTGATAACAAGGTTAAGGAGATTCAGTTGGAGCTGGAAGCTGCAAGAACT AGAGTATTGGAGTTGGAGAGCTCTCTGGAGAAGATCTCACAAGACGGATCAAGTCTGTCCCATGAACTTTCCAGTCAGCTGGAGGAACTGAAGGATAAACACAAGGAGCAAATCTCCACATTAGAGGAAAAGCACcgggaggagctggaaaagCACAAGGGCATCCTAACCCAGCAGAATAACGCTGCTCTTGAGGAGCTCAAGGAGAAACACAGAGTTGAAGTGGAGACCCTTCTGAAAGATAAAGAACTGCAGTTCCAAGCACATGTCGAAGACATGAACCAGAAGACTTTGGAGAAACTGGATGCAAAGCAGGCAGAGCTAGAGGCAGTTTCCGCAGAGCTTTCCGAGGCTTTGAAGAGTAAACAGCTTCTTGAGGAGAAGCTGGTGGCAACTGAAGATGCTCATCGTGTGGCTCAACAGGAAAACGAAAAGCGGTTTCAAGATCAGGTGGAAAAGCACAATGTAGAgcttaaaaatatcaaacagGAGCAAGAGCAGTCCCTTGGTACAGAGAAAACCCTGAAAGAGGAGCTGAATGCGTTGAAGATTGTTTTAAAGGAAAGGGAAAAGGAAATTAAAGACCTTGtcctaaaagaaaaaacactacAAGAGGAGTCACATTCCACAGTACAAGAATTAAATGTCAAGGTTAAAGAAttggaggagctgcagcagcgtTTGtcacaatcccagcaggaaagtGGGAGTCTAAAGGAATCTAATGCACAGTTAAGTAAGATGTCAGAGGATCTTGATAAGTGTAAGAAGGATTTGACTGATTTGGAGCATCAGCTGGAAGCAGCAAAGACTGATTGTCAACAAAAAGAGAAGTCGCTTCAAGAACTAGAGCAACAGTTACAGCAGACCAAAAAGGAGCTCTCAGAGCAGGAGAAGTCATTTACAGCAGAACTGAACACTAAGGAGGAAGAGCAAACTCGCCTCAAAAAACAGCTGGATGATGAAAAAGCTGCCCatgaaaataagatgaaaaacaCTATCACTGAGATGGAGGCTAAGCTGAAATCACAGGAGACGAAAATGGAAAAGGTTAAACACAAGGCCAAAGAAATGCATGAGAGTTTTAAGAAAAAGCTTCAGCAGAATGAGGAGACCATGAAGAAGGAACTTGCGAAGAAGGAGAAAGAGCTTCAGCAGACAGAGCAACAAGTTCAAGAGAAAATTGTGGAGATGGCCCAAAAAAGTTCCCAAGGCCTTAGCAGTGCAATGTCAGAGCTGCAGGCCAACCATAAGGAAGAGGTGGAGAAGCTACATGACACCCATAAGCATGAGACTGAGGAGCTGGAGCGTCGTTGGCAGGAGAAGTTGGGGCAGCAGGAGGAAGAATTAACGGAGAAACACTCGCACATACTACAGGAGAAGGTTCAGGAACTGGAGGAAATTTCTCAGCAACTCAACAGAGGCAAAGAGGAGAACGAGCAAGTGTTGCGTGAATTAAAGGATTTAAAGGAGGAGCTGGCAATTCGGGAAACCACTGTGCAGAAGCTGCAAGAAGAGCTCAACGAAGCAGCGGTTAAGCTTGAAAGTTTGTCTCAGGGCGAAGCCTTGCTCAAAGAGCAAATGGAGTCAGTGGAGAGGAACCTTAACCAAGCTCTGAAGGAGAGAAACTCCCTCCAGGACGAGCTGAACAAGACGAAGGAACAGAACAAAGAGAAGTTAAAGAGCTTGTCAGGAAAGTTGAAAGAAGCAGAGAAGCAGCATAAAGCACTGGAAGGTTCCAGATGTAAGGAGAGTGAGGACTTGCAGAgtaaatttgaggaaactgcCATGCAGCTACAAGCCAAGGAAGCAGAGTTCCAGCAGCAATTAATTCTGATCAGAAACCAAATGGAGCATTGCTGTCAGGAGGTTCAGTCGAAAGTGGAGTGTGGCTCTAATGAACTCTGTCAAAGAGTTGAATGTAGGCtgaatgagctgaaagacagaCTGCTCCGTAGTCAAGAAAAGGTAGTGAATCTCAAAAACGTCATCCTCACTAAAGCAGATAGAATTTGCACTTTAGAGGACAATCTCCGCCAGCAAACAGAGGAGAATAAGAATCTATGCATTTCATTAGAACAGATGACTGCTCAGGTAAATGCTCACATGGAGCATGTCAATGCCTTAACTCATGAGAAGGAGAATCACTCTCAGTCTATCAACGAGAAAGCTCTGAAAATTGAGGAGCTGAATGAAGCAAACAGACTCATATCAGAAAGTATGAAAGCAAACGAGTTGCAAATCGGTAACTTGGAAAGCATCGTGAGTGACTTGAAAAATCAGCTAGCAAGTAGCATAAAAGAGAAGGAGCAAGCCATAAATCAGCTGAACCAGCAGTATAAAGAGGAGAGACAACAGGCTGCTGCTCAAATGGAGGAGACCATTCAGAGATTAGAGCAGGAGAGGAAGTCTGCTTTAGAGCAGGCAGATGCACTCAGGAACAGTCTGTCTGAGTATGAGAACAAGGCAGAGACAAAGTTCGCCCAGAATGATAACACTATTACGTCTTTGCAGACCAGGCTCGATGAGCTGGAGCGAGAAATCTCTGAAAAGAACGAAGCCCTGCAAAGGCTGACAGCGAGTATTGACAATCAGTCCATCAGCAAGTCTGAGATGGACCAGGTGTTGAGCGAGAAGGAGCAGAAGGTCAGCGGGCTCACCTCAGAACTGGAGAGTTGCATAGGTCGACTTGGTGAGCTCCAGGAGCAGTTAGCCTTAAAGACAAAAGAGTGCGAGCAACTCACAGCAGACCTCAAACAGCAACACAGCATCAGGGAGAATGAAAAGAGGGAGTTggtggagcagctgcagcagaccCAGATGCAGTGCGCTCAGAATGGTAGTTTGGAGCAGGAGATGGTCGAAAAACTACGCTCCCTCGAGGAAGACAACCAAAAGTGTAAAGAAAAGCTTGAAAGTCAGAGGGAGGAATTTGAAAGGACGAAAGATGAGATTATCAAGAGCAAAGAGGAGAGTCTGAAGGCGGCTGAAGAGAAGTTGTCTGCGGAGAGCGCTCGGAAAGTATCAGAGCTGAAGAAGAAAGCTGAGCAGAAAATCAGTCAGATTAAAAAACAGCTAACCTCACAGCTCGAGGAAAAAGAGCAGGCGGTTAAGGCTCTTCAGACCAGCCTGGAGGAAATCAAGAGCGGCGAAACATCCAGAAAACAACACGCAGAAATGTtagaggagaaaacaaaaacacttgagGAAGCTCTGGTAAAGCTTAAGGAAGAGCAGGAGCAACAACTCGAGCAGATTCTGAGTAATGAGAGGCTCGAGAAAGAAAGGTCTTTAGAGGAGCTGAAAAACTTGTCTGAAGAAAAGCTGTCCTCGCTTCAGAGTGATGCAGCACAACAAGGGGAGCTGAAAGAAACGGAATCAGCGCTGCGCGAAATCGAGGCAAAGCTAAAAGAAGCAGAAGAGCAGAATGGAAACCTTCTCGCAGAAATAAATCGTCTGAAAGAGGAGATATGTGCGAAGGATGCCCAGCTTGAGGAACATCAGGCGACTATTAAGCACGCACAAAACCCACCAGAGCTCGAGGCAGAGATAAAGGTGGAATGTAGCAGCGTACAGCAAACCAGGAGCGCGATGCAGACCGAGATGGAAAACCACTCTCCGATGCAAGAGGTGGACGGTGATTCTTTGGAGTCTCTCAAGGACAAACTGAGTCAGGTGAAAAGCGAGAAAGAGAAGATTCACAAGGACTTTGCCAGGCTACAGAAGGACATGCGAGTACTGAGGAAGGAGCATGAACAGGACCTGGAATACATGAAGAAAGAGATGTTGGAGGAGACTGAGAAAAGGCTGAA GCTGGAGTTGGAAGATGTGGAGATGAAGCACAATTCTGCCATCAAGCAGCTAATGAGGGAGTTCAACACGCAGATGGCTCTGAAGGAGAGGGAGCTGGATACATCAGTGAAGGAGGCCATTG CGAAGGCCCAGGCTGTCGAGGCAGAGCTCATCACCAGCCATCGCGACGAAGCCAGTCAGCTGAGGAAGGTGATTACGAAGAAGGAGGATGATTTGCACAGAACTGTTCAGAAATATGAGGAGGTTTTACAG aatcGAGAGGAGGAGATGGGACAAAGAGTGTGGCAGGTTCAGAAGGAACTGGAGGAGTTGCAAGCAAAGAGCCATGACGCTGCTGAG